Proteins encoded within one genomic window of Ailuropoda melanoleuca isolate Jingjing chromosome 16, ASM200744v2, whole genome shotgun sequence:
- the LOC100465344 gene encoding keratin, type II cytoskeletal 2 epidermal — protein sequence MSCQISCRSRRGGGGFRGFSSGSAVVSGGSRRSASSFSCLSRHGGGGGGYGGGSFGSRSLVGLGGTKSISISVAGGGGSFGAGAGFGGRGGGFGGGSGFGGGGFGGGGFGGGRFGGGGGFGGFGGLGGIGPGGFPGGGIHEVSINQSLLQPLNVKVDPEIQNVKAQEREQIKTLNNKFASFIDKVRFLEQQNQVLQTKWELLQQLDVGTRTTNLEPIFQAYIAKLKTYVDTLSAERTSQDSELNNMQDLVEDFKKKYEDEINKRTAAENDFVTLKKDVDNTYMAKVELQAKTDVLTQEIEFFKFLFDAELSQIRQTITDTNVILSMDNNRSLDLDSIISEVRAQYEEIAQKSKDEAEALYHSKYEELQVTAGKHGDSLKEVKMEISELNRVIQRLQGEIAHVKKQCKSVQEAIADAEQKGEHALKDAQSKLSDLEDALQQAREDLARLLRDYQELLNVKLALDVEIATYRKLLEGEECRMSGDLSSNVTVSVTSSTISSSASSKGGFGGYGSGGKGAGSGGGGYSSRSGSYSSGGRGSSSRGGGGGGYGSGGGSRGGSVSGGGYSSGGGSRGDSVSGGGYSSGGGSRGGSVSGGGYSSGGGSRGDSVSGGGYGSGGGSRGGSGSGGGSGGAYGSGGGSRGSSSSEKGGSGSGEAYGSSVTFSFR from the exons ATGAGTTGTCAGATCTCGTGCAGATCtcgaagaggaggaggagggttcCGGGGCTTCAGCAGCGGCTCGGCCGTGGTCTCCGGTGGGAGCCGGAGATCGGCCTCTAGCTTCTCCTGCTTGAGCCGCCATGGTGGTGGCGGAGGGGGCTACGGCGGCGGCAGCTTTGGCAGTCGGAGCCTTGTCGGCCTCGGAGGCACCAAGAGCATCTCTATTAGCGTGGCTGGAGGAGGTGGAAGCTTTGGCGCCGGTGCTGGATTTGGTGGCAGAGGCGGTGGCTTTGGAGGCGGCAGTGGCTTCGGTGGAGGTGGCTTTGGAGGCGGTGGCTTTGGCGGAGGCCGCTTTGGAGGTGGCGGTGGCTTTGGAGGTTTTGGGGGTCTTGGCGGCATTGGGCCTGGAGGATTCCCTGGCGGAGGCATCCACGAGGTCTCCATCAACCAGAGCCTCCTGCAGCCTCTCAACGTGAAAGTGGACCCAGAGATCCAGAATGTGAAGGCTCAGGAGCGGGAGCAGATCAAAACGCTCAACAACAAATTTGCTTCTTTCATCGACAAG GTGCGGTTCCTGGAGCAGCAGAACCAGGTGCTGCAGACCAAGTGGGAGCTGCTGCAGCAGCTGGACGTGGGCACCCGCACCACCAACCTGGAGCCCATCTTCCAAGCGTACATTGCCAAACTGAAGACGTACGTGGATACGCTGTCTGCAGAACGGACATCCCAAGATTCAGAGCTGAACAACAtgcaggatcttgttgaggattttaagAAGAA GTACGAGGATGAAATCAACAAGCGCACAGCTGCCGAGAATGATTTTGTGACCCTTAAAAAG GATGTGGACAATACCTACATGGCCAAGGTGGAGCTACAGGCCAAGACGGACGTGCTGACCCAGGAGATTGAGTTCTTTAAATTCCTGTTTGATGCG GAGCTGTCCCAGATCCGGCAGACTATCACCGACACCAACGTCATCTTGTCCATGGACAACAACCGCAGCCTGGACCTGGACAGCATCATCTCCGAGGTCCGCGCCCAGTACGAGGAGATTGCCCAGAAGAGCAAGGACGAGGCCGAGGCGCTGTACCACAGCAAG TATGAAGAGCTCCAGGTGACCGCAGGGAAACACGGAGACAGCCTGAAGGAGGTCAAGATGGAGATCAGCGAGCTGAACCGCGTGATCCAGAGGCTGCAAGGGGAGATCGCCCACGTGAAGAAGCAG tgTAAGAGTGTGCAAGAAGCCATTGCGGATGCTGAGCAGAAGGGAGAGCATGCCCTCAAAGATGCCCAGAGCAAGCTCTCGGACCTGGAGGACGCCCTGCAGCAGGCCCGGGAGGACCTGGCCCGGCTGCTGCGCGACTACCAGGAGCTCCTGAACGTCAAGCTGGCCCTGGATGTGGAGATCGCCACCTACCGCAAGCTGCTGGAGGGCGAGGAGTGCAG GATGTCCGGAGACCTCAGTAGCAATGTGACTGTGT CTGTGACCAGCAGCACCATATCTTCGAGCGCATCATCCAAGGGCGGCTTTGGAGGCTATGGGTCTGGAGGTAAAGGAGCCGGTTCTGGAGGAGGAGGCTACAGCTCCAGAAGTGGCAGTTACAGCTCTGGAGGCAGGGGCTCAAGCTCCAGAGGGGGCGGTGGAGGGGGCTACGGCTCCGGCGGCGGCTCCAGAGGGGGTTCCGTCTCTGGGGGAGGATACAGCTCCGGAGGCGGCTCCAGAGGGGATTCCGTCTCTGGGGGAGGATACAGCTCCGGCGGCGGCTCCAGAGGGGGTTCCGTCTCTGGGGGAGGATACAGCTCCGGCGGCGGCTCCAGAGGGGATTCCGTCTCTGGGGGAGGATACGGCTCCGGCGGCGGCTCCAGAGGAGGCTCTGGCTCTGGGGGAGGCTCTGGAGGGGCATATGGCTCTGGAGGCGGCTCTAGAGGCAGTTCCAGCTCAGAAaagggtggttctggctcaggtgaAGCTTATGGTTCCAGTGTGACCTTCTCTTTTAGATAA